The Antechinus flavipes isolate AdamAnt ecotype Samford, QLD, Australia chromosome 5, AdamAnt_v2, whole genome shotgun sequence DNA segment TTTGCTATTTCTGGAATCCATTCACCTCACCCATTACCAAGTGATGAAAGACCCACTGAACTCCAAGTACAAAACTGTCATCTTATTTTGGATGCTTGCCAACCAGACCAGCTTCTGGCTTGCCACCTGGCTTAGCATTCTCTACTGTGCAAAAATTGCCCGAGTCTCTCATGCCTTCCTACTATGGCTTAAAGGCTGGCTCCTCATGGCTTTCCCACAGCTGCTGCTGGGTTCCCTGATTGTTCCTTGGATCAGCGTCATCCCTTGTATGTGGAAACATTTCAGCTTTTTCTACTCCAACTCTGCAGTTTCATTCTCCAGCAACATCACAGAAAAAAGCCTAGAGGAAAGAttcaatttttcctatttttaccttctttgcaATTTGGGAAACATTCTTCCCTTCCTGATCTTCCTTGCATCTTCTACTTTGCTTATCATCTCCCTGGGAAGACATTTGAAAACAATGTCAGCCCAAGCTACTGGCTCTGGAGACCCCAGCCTGGAGGCCCACATCATTGCTCTCAGGTCTttgatttccttccttttcctctatgTAATAGGATTTGTAGCTGCACTAGCAGCAGTTCCTCTCACCTTAGTTTTTTCCAGCAAGATTGGGGTGATGATATGTGTGGGGATAATGGCTGCCACCCCCTCAATACACTCAGTCATTTTGATTCTTGGCAATAGCAAGTTGAAAAGAGTTCTCAAAAACATTTTGCGTTGGGTTCAGAGCTTTTTAAAGGATGTGTAGTCTAGTGGAAAAGGTTCTGGACTAGATTTTTAAATACCTGGTAAGTGGCTCCTGCACTTGGACTTACCATTTAACTTTGAGCAAGGATCATAGGCTAGTTCTTGTACAGGACAATCTCCTAGTCATTTCCTTCCAATATTAGAATGAGACACCATTGGGCCACTCAATATTTAACAAAAGCAAGATTATTTAGCCATAATGGGTAAAGAATACAACACTTAGTTTTAGTAGATGAGCTGCTCCCAGCCCATACCACCCAAACCCTATTTCTAAATGGAAATCTGTTTGGTCATAGAGAAGAGCATTTCATGCTTGATTTTTACTAATTTGCTTTCTTATTCCCTTAGAtcagatggatagatggatagatgagcCACTGACTAAGTACTGACTGTATTTCAGGCACAATAATAAATGCTAAGGATATAAAATCCaactctcttccttcaaggaacttacaatctgatggggaaagacaaaatataaagagGAACTATAAAAAGCAGACGGTACATAGAGAAGTGATTTGGGGGCCTTAATTTCTGACAAGATGGTATTTAGGGGCAAAGTTCAAAGTTAAAATGGGGAAAGATGAGGataaaagcagaagcagaagcttAAATAGCATGGTAATGATGAGGCCTGAAAGTGGTGTGGAGGCCTGGTTCTAGACAAGATAGAAAAAATTCAATTTGTCAATATGGCCCAAGGTCATCAGAAAGCAGCTTACATCAACTACTTTGCAGCTTCTTAAAGATGAGTTCTTTGCTTTTACAGAAAGAATTAGTCCAGCATACTGGCAGACTAATGAGTAACCCTAGTAGACCTAGTAGTTTTTTATTTGAGGGTGTTTTGGTGGCTTGTTTTGGaggggttgttttttgtttttgtttttttttttttatttttgtttgtttattttgcctCACAAACTTTCCAGGATGCTCCCAAGgtagaattagatttttaaaaaattattaagcatttgctatttgTAAGATTCTGTATCAGCTGCTagggatataaaagaaaaaacaaaaaccaaaaaaccagaACCTACCTTTgtggagcttccattctaataggAGATTCAAAATAGTATAGTGAcaagaaaattgaatttgaattaaaatacCAAATCTGTCATTTACAAGTTTCATGATCTCAGGCAAGGCCCTTAGGCTCAGGTGGATTTCATTTGTATAGTGAAGGAATTAACTAATTTGCTTTTTAAGCCCTTTCTGGATCCAGAGGATCCATATATGAGGATAGAGAGACCtagaagaattagaaagaacttggagtaaggaagaggTAAGGCTTAAAGGAAGATGGATAACACAAAGAAAGTTCCATGGACAATTTAAACAGGCAAAATAACACTTGTGCCCTATATTTACttctaaactgaaaaaaaaataaatcagtgatAATGTCATTCAAGTATATGATAGAATCCTCTTATAACATGGAATCAGATAGAACATGGATCATATCATGTCTTCTGaggcataaggaaaaaaaaaaaactattttatgtggAGCAAATCCTTGCACCAGTgaaacaacatttaaaaatatcttgttcTGTGGCAACTGTTCAATTTTTCCTAAATCTCATcagttttaataaaattataaggttttttttctttcagggagCTTCTAGTTTGATAGAAGAGGCAACTAACACTTgaatacatatgtgcacacatacacataaatgaaagcaaaaatagtCACTTAAGCttaatgtttaaatatatacaagTAATTTATGTCCCAACTTCTCCCAAAATTTTAGACGAACAGATATGAGGTcttgaacgagataaggtgagatctttcaagacagttgtgaaaatcatggagtaaggtttcatctatttcaaagtttgagtaagcctgaaggactttaagcattaagtcaagggcatacttaaagtgtctcctccctgctatcttaaggacaaaagccccttcctgctatcttcttaaagacatacttaaagtctcctccctgctatcccctccctgttatccccttACGGGTATTCTTAAGCTGCCTtcctgttatcctccctatttcagccaaatatgggcaactatgtatttcttggtcaagttcaatttcttggatagttcctgcatttagaatgtaagatcctcagccaataaggatgagggtcagtggtgggagggggaatttgcgttagggataaaaaCGCCctgaccctgccccctacagtgcttcctctcttcgattgtctgctcaatTGGTGGGATGCCTGTTCTCGAggatgtataataaactttgctttgcttctagagatctatccagttgttttattaatggtttctgacccacacagtctGATCTTGGAGGATGAAACAAATATGTTGATTTCCTTCTTTAAGCTCATCAAAATGTCCTCATTCTGATGGTGTTTAAGGAAATGTTCTAAAGAGACCTTAAGCATTATTCAGGTCTGATTTTCCTTTACTAAAAGGTGTGATTGAGCAGTAACCCCTGGAAGTATATAACAGGTTAGGGGATGAATGACCTTGTGACTTTGAGAGGTCAGGAGTCTGTGTGTATAACAATGTCCACCTAACATCAGTATCCATCAAAGTGGCAGCAGTTAAGTACAGGGGAAGCTCCTTCATTACTGAAGCTAGCCACAAACCAAAAAGGATTGTTTAAGGCTATTTTATGGGCAAGATATATATGAGAAATTGTTGGAATGATGTCATGctgaaacaaaatatgaaaatccTAAATGGCAATCTCACAGGCTCCTTTTTGTTCTGATGagatttaaatatttgtattttagcATATTGTGGTTATAGTGATTATAAATTAAGTTACAGAATCTATTTGTTTTGGTCAAAAATATACATTGTGAATATTTTGtgttttgccttctttttttatGTAGAAATAAATCACTTGTCCGTTATCTGATTCATCTTGTATAATATgtacctttttttattttaaactcaaCCCTTTTGGGGAGGGTCCAAGATGTGAGCAATAAtctgatttattataaataaatatatggggCATGGGACTTCCAGCCAAAAGAAATGTGAGCACTTTTCTCATTAGAAGCAGGCTTACCCAGAACTAAACATTAATCAGAATGAGTGCCAAGGGACAGAATAGTAC contains these protein-coding regions:
- the TAS2R38 gene encoding taste receptor type 2 member 38, with the protein product MAPLALPITVSYEIKWMYFFFSILELAAGILSNGFIVLVNVWDLVRRYPLSKSDLVLLSTGTSRIFLQALLFLESIHLTHYQVMKDPLNSKYKTVILFWMLANQTSFWLATWLSILYCAKIARVSHAFLLWLKGWLLMAFPQLLLGSLIVPWISVIPCMWKHFSFFYSNSAVSFSSNITEKSLEERFNFSYFYLLCNLGNILPFLIFLASSTLLIISLGRHLKTMSAQATGSGDPSLEAHIIALRSLISFLFLYVIGFVAALAAVPLTLVFSSKIGVMICVGIMAATPSIHSVILILGNSKLKRVLKNILRWVQSFLKDV